A single genomic interval of Lentimicrobium saccharophilum harbors:
- the uvrC gene encoding excinuclease ABC subunit UvrC — MPAEKISKILKTLPSNPGVYQYFDKEGRIIYIGKAKNLKKRVMSYFNKDASLTGKVRVLVSKIADIRWIVVDSEYDALLLENNLIKEYQPRYNIMLKDDKTYPWICIKKEPFPRVFPTRNLIRDGSEYFGPYASVKMMNTLLDLVRQLYPLRNCSLNLGKKQIEAGKYKVCLEFHIGNCLGPCEGLQSEEDYMETIRGIRSIIRGNIGMVRNQLHELMKQHADAFAFEKAQIIKEKIELLDRFQSKSLVVNPSINNVDVFSIIEDAQAAYVNFVKVASGAIIQSHTVELKKKLDETTEELLSLAIADLHPRFTSGATEIIVPLMPEFQLLGITYTVPQRGDKKQLLELSERNAKYYQLDKQRQKELVDPERRVNRILDTIKKDLGLKEQPVHMECFDNSNIQGSFPVAAMVVFRHAKPEKKDYRHFNIKTVEGPNDFASMEEVVYRRYSRLLEEGSSLPQVVIIDGGKGQLSSAMTSIQKLGLQDKIQLIGIAKKLEELYFPGDPLPLHLDKKSETLRVIQQMRDEAHRFGITHHRKRREKGTIKTSLSDIEGIGSATAQTLLRKFKSVKNIKMATLDELKAAIGNNRAEIVYAHFAEEKEKKQDK; from the coding sequence ATGCCAGCCGAAAAGATCAGTAAAATTCTCAAAACCCTGCCCTCAAACCCCGGGGTGTATCAATACTTTGATAAAGAGGGCAGGATAATTTATATCGGCAAGGCTAAAAACCTGAAAAAGCGGGTGATGTCATACTTTAACAAGGATGCATCACTCACGGGAAAAGTCAGGGTGCTGGTATCGAAAATTGCCGATATCCGGTGGATTGTCGTGGATTCGGAATACGATGCGCTGCTGCTCGAAAACAACCTGATCAAGGAGTACCAGCCGCGCTACAACATCATGCTGAAAGATGACAAGACCTATCCATGGATCTGCATCAAAAAAGAACCATTCCCCAGGGTATTTCCCACACGGAACCTGATCAGGGACGGCAGCGAGTATTTCGGGCCTTATGCTTCCGTGAAGATGATGAATACCCTGCTTGATCTGGTAAGGCAACTCTATCCGCTGCGCAACTGCAGCCTTAACCTGGGTAAAAAACAGATCGAAGCAGGAAAATACAAGGTATGCCTTGAATTCCATATCGGCAACTGCCTGGGGCCATGTGAAGGACTTCAGTCCGAAGAAGATTACATGGAGACCATCCGCGGCATACGGAGCATCATCCGCGGCAATATCGGGATGGTGAGGAATCAGCTTCATGAACTGATGAAACAACATGCCGATGCATTCGCCTTTGAAAAAGCCCAGATCATCAAGGAGAAAATTGAGCTGCTCGACCGTTTCCAGAGCAAATCGCTGGTTGTCAATCCTTCCATCAACAATGTGGATGTTTTTTCAATCATTGAGGATGCTCAAGCGGCCTATGTCAATTTCGTGAAAGTGGCTTCGGGGGCCATTATACAATCACATACCGTTGAACTGAAGAAAAAACTGGACGAAACCACCGAAGAGTTGTTGTCGCTAGCCATTGCAGACCTGCATCCCCGTTTCACCAGCGGCGCAACGGAAATCATCGTTCCGCTGATGCCAGAATTTCAGTTGCTGGGCATCACCTATACCGTGCCGCAAAGGGGCGATAAAAAGCAGTTGCTGGAGCTTTCGGAACGCAATGCGAAGTATTACCAGCTCGACAAACAGCGTCAGAAAGAACTTGTCGATCCGGAACGTCGCGTAAACCGTATCCTCGATACCATAAAGAAAGACCTGGGGCTTAAAGAGCAGCCCGTACACATGGAATGTTTCGACAATTCCAATATTCAGGGCAGCTTTCCGGTGGCGGCCATGGTGGTATTCCGCCATGCGAAACCCGAGAAAAAAGACTACCGGCATTTCAACATCAAAACCGTTGAAGGACCCAATGACTTTGCTTCCATGGAAGAGGTGGTTTACCGGCGTTACAGCAGGCTGCTCGAAGAGGGCAGCAGTCTGCCGCAGGTGGTAATCATCGACGGCGGTAAGGGACAGCTGAGCTCAGCAATGACTAGTATACAAAAACTAGGACTGCAGGATAAAATACAGCTGATCGGCATCGCCAAAAAACTGGAAGAGCTTTATTTCCCGGGTGATCCGCTACCCCTGCATCTTGATAAAAAATCGGAAACCCTGAGGGTTATACAGCAGATGCGTGACGAAGCGCACCGTTTTGGCATCACCCACCACCGCAAGCGCCGCGAAAAAGGAACCATCAAAACCAGCCTGAGCGATATCGAAGGCATCGGCAGCGCAACCGCCCAAACCCTTCTGAGAAAATTCAAATCGGTAAAAAACATAAAAATGGCCACCCTGGATGAACTGAAGGCAGCCATCGGAAATAACCGTGCTGAAATTGTTTATGCACATTTTGCTGAGGAAAAAGAAAAAAAGCAGGATAAATAA
- the ppk2 gene encoding polyphosphate kinase 2 codes for METADLKKQYKEELRQLQIELIRLQKRIQDQHLRLAIIFEGRDTAGKGGAIYRFTRYLNPRAMRVVALPKPTEVEKGQWYFQRYIKELPNPGEIVFFDRSWYNRAVVEPVMGFCTKEQYELFLKQAPVFEQMLLEDGIILIKFWFSINITEQKVRIEDRINNPLKVWKLSTVDLKAQQMWDEFTWYKNQMFLRTHRPDNPWVIVKGNDKPVARMEAMRYVLARMDYPEKAQARVSFEPNPEIINIFDPSMI; via the coding sequence ATGGAAACAGCAGACCTGAAAAAACAATACAAAGAAGAACTGAGGCAACTGCAGATTGAGCTGATCAGGCTTCAGAAACGGATACAGGATCAGCACCTGAGGCTGGCGATTATTTTTGAGGGCCGCGATACCGCCGGAAAGGGTGGCGCCATTTACCGTTTCACCCGCTATCTTAACCCCAGGGCCATGCGGGTGGTCGCCCTGCCAAAACCTACAGAAGTAGAAAAAGGACAGTGGTATTTCCAGCGCTACATCAAAGAACTGCCCAATCCGGGCGAAATCGTGTTTTTCGACCGCAGCTGGTACAACCGGGCGGTGGTTGAACCGGTCATGGGATTCTGCACTAAGGAACAATATGAACTTTTTCTGAAACAGGCACCGGTATTTGAACAGATGCTGCTCGAAGACGGCATTATACTGATCAAGTTCTGGTTCTCCATCAATATTACCGAACAAAAAGTAAGAATTGAAGACCGGATCAATAACCCGCTGAAGGTCTGGAAACTCAGCACCGTGGATTTGAAAGCCCAGCAGATGTGGGACGAATTTACCTGGTACAAAAACCAGATGTTCCTCCGGACCCACCGGCCCGATAATCCCTGGGTGATCGTAAAAGGAAACGACAAGCCGGTAGCCCGGATGGAAGCCATGCGGTATGTGCTTGCCCGGATGGATTACCCTGAAAAAGCTCAGGCCAGGGTTTCATTTGAACCAAATCCGGAAATAATCAACATATTCGATCCTTCGATGATCTGA
- a CDS encoding isoaspartyl peptidase/L-asparaginase family protein, protein MKHLTLTFIICFLIALPHAMAQQPGWVLVIHGGAGNITPARVAPEKQVIYEAKLQEALTAGQQVLAGGGTAMDAVIAAVQFMEECPLFNSGKGAVFNAEGKNELDASVMDGFTGKAGAVAGVTIIRSPVEAARRVMDSSQHVMLSGKGAEAFAREQGLQMVDPSYFHTDESWQEYMKVKERLEQEGRKGTVGAVALDSHGNLAAATSTGGMTFKKYGRIGDSPVIGAGTYASNESCAVSCTGHGEYFIRNSVAYDVSARMLYLGETLEQAAEYIINEKLKSQGGAGGLIAVDKNGNISMPFNTPGMFRGFVKQGAEPRVLMFR, encoded by the coding sequence ATGAAACACCTGACATTGACTTTTATTATCTGTTTCCTGATAGCGTTGCCGCATGCGATGGCACAGCAGCCCGGCTGGGTTCTGGTCATTCACGGCGGGGCCGGCAATATCACCCCGGCGCGCGTCGCCCCTGAAAAGCAGGTAATTTATGAAGCAAAACTACAGGAAGCGCTTACCGCGGGGCAACAGGTGCTGGCCGGTGGGGGTACAGCCATGGATGCGGTGATTGCCGCGGTTCAGTTTATGGAAGAATGCCCGCTGTTCAATTCGGGGAAAGGCGCTGTTTTTAATGCAGAAGGGAAGAACGAACTGGATGCTTCGGTGATGGATGGTTTTACCGGCAAGGCCGGTGCGGTTGCCGGGGTTACCATTATCCGCAGTCCTGTGGAAGCTGCCCGTCGGGTGATGGACTCTTCTCAACATGTGATGCTTTCGGGAAAAGGTGCCGAAGCCTTTGCCCGGGAGCAGGGCCTTCAGATGGTGGATCCTTCGTACTTCCATACCGATGAAAGCTGGCAGGAATACATGAAAGTAAAGGAAAGACTTGAACAGGAAGGGCGCAAAGGCACCGTAGGAGCCGTTGCCCTCGACAGCCACGGTAATCTGGCCGCCGCTACCTCAACCGGAGGCATGACCTTCAAGAAATACGGCCGCATCGGCGATTCTCCGGTGATAGGGGCAGGGACCTACGCCTCCAATGAAAGCTGTGCCGTATCGTGTACGGGCCACGGCGAGTATTTTATCCGGAATTCAGTGGCCTACGATGTTTCCGCCCGCATGCTTTACCTTGGGGAAACGTTGGAACAGGCGGCAGAGTATATCATCAACGAAAAGCTTAAAAGTCAGGGTGGTGCCGGCGGACTTATTGCCGTGGACAAAAACGGTAATATCTCCATGCCGTTCAATACTCCGGGTATGTTCAGGGGTTTTGTAAAACAAGGGGCTGAACCCCGGGTGCTGATGTTCAGGTAA